From the genome of Ignavibacteriota bacterium:
CCTCGGGCCTCCTGGTCTATCATGTGGACAAGAACCTTGCGGAGATCTGGCCGGCGTCGAACAATATCAACGTGTCGAACGGTCATCTCGGCGTAAAGCTGTATGAAGCGGACGGCCTGGAGGATCTTGCGACCAGCAACAACCGCGGTGACTCCGGCGATCCGTATCCCGGGAACTCGGGCAACACGACATTGGATGGCAGTTCGGTGCCGAACACCCATCTCTGGAACGGCGCCTCCAGCGGCCTGTCGATCACCGATATCTCCGCGCCGTCGCCGGTGATGTCGGCGACGGTAACCGTTCCGCCGTACAATGGCACCGCGTTGCAGTTCTACCGCTGGTACGAGGGGTATGGCTACGGCAGCGCATCGGCCACCACGGGGTACGGCATGATCGCATGCGTTCCGCCGCTCACGGGACAGATCACCGGCATCCGTGTGTTCAGCTATGCGAACCGCTATACGAACATCACCGCGCGGTGCTATCAGACGTTCTCGGGCGGCGTGTTGTCGGATCCGATCGGGAGTGCCGTGATGGTCAGTTCCGATGCGGTCACCGATTTCGTGAAGCTGAATTTCTCGCCGGCCATCAATGTGAGTGAAGGCATCCCGGTCTACGTGCGGATCTACTTCCAGCGTACCTCGGGGGGGTACGTGGTACCGATCGATATCACCGGCCCCGCCACCGGCCTCTCGTACTACTCGGCGAACGGATCGACGTTCAGTCTGCTCGGGACGTATGATGTTGCCGCCCGTGCGATCTTCAAGGCCACGGCGCTGCCCGTGCAGTTGTCGTCATTCCGTGCGGCACCCGGGGGGGATGGCGTGAAGCTCGAGTGGACGACCGCATCGGAGATCAACAACTTCGGGTTCGAGGTACAGAAGGACACCGTGCGTGCGGTGCAGTCATTCAGCACCATCCCCGGCAGCTTTGTTGCGGGGAACGGCACCACGCTGGCCCCGCACACCTACACGTTCATCGATCCGCACGCCGCACCGGGGAAATGGGTGTACAGGCTCCGGCAGACGGACCTGGACGGCACGGAGTCGTTGTCCGAACCCATCATCGTCGAGAACGTCGCTACGGGGATCGAAGGCACGGAAGGTCTGCCAACAGCGATCGCGTTGAACCAGAACTATCCGAATCCATTCAACCCTGCAACAGTGATACCGTATGCGTTGCCCGAGGCGGGGCAGGTGCGCATCACGATGTACGACATGCTGGGGCGTGAAGTCGGGGTGCTGGTGAACGGGAAGCAGGAGGCGGGGTATCACCAGGTCACGTTCAACGCATCCGACCTGCCAAGCGGAGCGTACTTCGCACGGATGACCACCGGTTCGTTCGTGAAGACGGTACGGTTGATGCTCGTGAAATAGGAGTTGTGGTGATGTCGTACGTGTATCACGGAAGAGCCCCGGTAGCAGCGGGGCTCTTCCGTGTGGGCGCACGGCATCCCGGGCTCTGGCGCGATGCCTGCGACGCCCGTGGGGAACAGGGGGAGGGTGCCGCAGATCCG
Proteins encoded in this window:
- a CDS encoding M6 family metalloprotease domain-containing protein, with the translated sequence MKKLFLLLLCSATALAVTAKRTPTVVPQPDGSTVTVIGFGDERYNFTETTDGYVVVQGQDSYYYYATLDGAGRFTPGPFRVNGGNASQRSAALMTLTKHLRESPAAIAERVQVTAIERTISDRAVLQQARRGAARGQATTLNVLILCVQFSNLTATQTAVSFQEMVNDDSWKGGIGGMSAYYKEVSYGTVSVAADYQNWVTAAQPSSYYAYSNANFTTHVHEMIAAAIDAGQANGVDFSRYDNDGDGEVDGLFIVHAGKGAEEGGQTQYIWSHSGSLGASYTRTYDGVTIEPYIIMPELYGTQHVEIGVFCHEYGHALGLPDLYDTNGATNGDAEGLGNWCLMASGSWGADGDSPERPAHMSAYCKAMLGFVTPAIIPSSGTLNIAQAETNAEAYAIWLDDCMGDEYVLIENRQKTGFDLNLPASGLLVYHVDKNLAEIWPASNNINVSNGHLGVKLYEADGLEDLATSNNRGDSGDPYPGNSGNTTLDGSSVPNTHLWNGASSGLSITDISAPSPVMSATVTVPPYNGTALQFYRWYEGYGYGSASATTGYGMIACVPPLTGQITGIRVFSYANRYTNITARCYQTFSGGVLSDPIGSAVMVSSDAVTDFVKLNFSPAINVSEGIPVYVRIYFQRTSGGYVVPIDITGPATGLSYYSANGSTFSLLGTYDVAARAIFKATALPVQLSSFRAAPGGDGVKLEWTTASEINNFGFEVQKDTVRAVQSFSTIPGSFVAGNGTTLAPHTYTFIDPHAAPGKWVYRLRQTDLDGTESLSEPIIVENVATGIEGTEGLPTAIALNQNYPNPFNPATVIPYALPEAGQVRITMYDMLGREVGVLVNGKQEAGYHQVTFNASDLPSGAYFARMTTGSFVKTVRLMLVK